A genomic stretch from Vibrio cortegadensis includes:
- a CDS encoding response regulator transcription factor gives MEGKVLEKNKILLLSRTNIHSRLIQRELEKSNKFVIQQKTDKQFSQPYSVENISVILMSYHYIKDGLYTDLLSATTFDFNLVIYDVPVDLLCDTIVSWCCLKGILYEDAPVDHLTRCVEVVAKGDLWLPRNLMAQMLTRCRPYAPSTKNSIGELTKREQQILDRLVCGQSNLQIANELFVAESTVKTHIYKLYKKINVNCRKEAIRFARQQNQDNKKQQASSSGMPNQTTPPTLTLTS, from the coding sequence ATGGAAGGGAAAGTACTAGAAAAAAATAAAATATTATTACTAAGTCGTACAAATATACATTCTCGATTAATCCAACGTGAGTTAGAAAAATCTAATAAATTTGTAATACAGCAGAAAACAGATAAACAGTTTTCTCAACCTTATTCGGTTGAAAATATTTCTGTTATTTTAATGAGTTACCACTATATAAAAGATGGGCTTTACACTGATTTGCTTTCAGCAACTACCTTTGATTTTAATCTTGTCATTTATGACGTGCCTGTCGATCTACTCTGCGACACCATTGTCTCATGGTGCTGTCTGAAAGGGATTTTATATGAAGACGCGCCTGTGGATCATCTCACACGTTGCGTTGAGGTTGTCGCTAAAGGCGATCTATGGCTACCACGCAACCTAATGGCGCAGATGCTAACACGCTGTAGACCCTATGCCCCATCGACTAAAAATAGCATAGGTGAACTCACAAAAAGGGAGCAACAGATCTTAGATAGGTTGGTTTGTGGACAATCTAATTTACAAATCGCCAATGAACTTTTTGTTGCTGAAAGCACCGTCAAAACACACATCTACAAGCTCTACAAAAAGATAAATGTAAACTGCCGTAAAGAGGCTATCCGGTTTGCACGCCAACAAAATCAAGACAACAAAAAACAACAGGCCAGCAGTTCAGGTATGCCAAATCAGACAACACCACCCACCTTAACACTAACCAGTTAA
- a CDS encoding fimbria/pilus outer membrane usher protein, which yields MFSFTAVVEATQETIQEIQQPKINPTGRDIELISLLKISDSVVGEAEVTITADDVILLPKESTLALLIPLITEDAMEVLKASNQTEKLSQEDFRRAGLDLNFDFSTLECVVTVPAQYRRTQQLSVVSSPSFGQNYLSPAWISGYLNVSLSGTQSQTVEDTSENITSFNHRFESALNIGSANFEYESAYDDVEGDSAYVRRGTRMNLDFPSQGTRLVVGDMFNSGKNLQDGTDILGLGLTRDFTLIPTRNVRPKATQTFTLQRTSNVDVVVDGAIVQRLTLNAGSYSLSDIPLAQGTNDVELVITDSSGQEERIQFSVATGNDLLDSGEFEYSVMLGVPSETVANEIDYLTDQQLIHGYLDVGVAPWLTLGVNGQVREKLYQYGVSSLLASDIGVTEFIVSQSHHPTLGDGHAVRVAYDAEFSDELDFNPQFSVIYDYQSENFAGVNDDMAATLPLNSVEHYVSLFSSMDVTPRLRTALSGTYSSGREDADNFWSLSPSFSGPFFSTPATWSARFNYRNYQYSDDEYNTTLTLSWPLSRATRLVGRYQSDKDFGSLDMSYKKGIGNTGGISAFATLETERETDSNIDAGVNYTANQFQVIADHTTRYQDLSEDKRNHNTRLEISSAIAFAGTSVAVGRKVGEAFAVVKKHQSLAENEIAIDPERNTDYARVFSVSDHNMLVSDLVAYTPQLIGYDVEDLPPGYDLGDGAFSIYPGYKRGYQLEIGSDAVLTILGNLFDAQTKEPISLISGVALYLGDESSGESNKSKPLEFFTNRTGRFAISGMRPGAYRLELNMKPKRSLELVISEDGGVLIRVGDLYVE from the coding sequence ATGTTCAGTTTTACAGCGGTCGTTGAAGCAACGCAGGAAACTATTCAAGAAATACAACAACCGAAAATAAACCCTACCGGTCGAGATATTGAGCTGATCTCCCTGCTAAAAATCAGTGATAGCGTCGTCGGTGAGGCCGAAGTGACGATCACCGCAGATGATGTGATCTTACTTCCCAAAGAGAGCACTCTTGCCTTGCTTATCCCTTTAATTACAGAGGACGCAATGGAAGTGTTAAAGGCAAGCAACCAGACTGAAAAACTATCACAAGAGGATTTTCGTCGTGCAGGTTTAGATTTAAATTTTGACTTTTCGACACTAGAGTGTGTGGTGACGGTTCCTGCGCAATATCGACGGACTCAACAGTTGTCCGTCGTCTCTTCCCCCTCTTTTGGTCAAAATTATTTATCACCAGCATGGATCAGTGGGTATTTGAATGTCTCTCTGTCGGGGACTCAGTCTCAGACGGTTGAGGATACCTCCGAAAATATCACAAGCTTTAATCACCGCTTTGAATCGGCATTAAACATAGGATCGGCGAACTTTGAGTATGAGTCTGCTTATGACGATGTTGAAGGGGACTCAGCCTACGTTCGGCGTGGGACTCGAATGAATCTTGATTTCCCATCTCAAGGCACGCGTTTGGTTGTGGGGGATATGTTCAACTCTGGAAAAAACTTGCAAGATGGCACGGATATTTTAGGTCTTGGTCTTACTCGTGATTTTACGTTGATACCAACCAGAAATGTGCGCCCAAAAGCCACTCAAACCTTTACATTACAGCGAACTTCAAATGTGGATGTGGTGGTAGACGGTGCGATTGTTCAGAGGCTTACATTGAATGCTGGTAGCTATAGTTTGAGTGATATCCCATTGGCGCAAGGCACGAACGATGTCGAATTGGTGATTACGGACTCTAGCGGTCAAGAGGAACGTATTCAATTCTCTGTGGCGACGGGGAATGACCTATTAGACAGCGGAGAGTTTGAGTATAGCGTTATGCTCGGGGTACCAAGTGAAACGGTAGCGAATGAGATCGATTATTTAACGGATCAACAGCTTATTCATGGTTATTTAGATGTGGGTGTCGCGCCTTGGCTAACTCTTGGTGTTAATGGCCAAGTGAGAGAAAAACTCTATCAATATGGCGTATCCAGCTTGCTGGCGAGTGATATTGGTGTAACGGAGTTTATTGTATCTCAGAGTCATCATCCTACGTTAGGTGATGGGCATGCGGTTCGTGTTGCTTACGATGCAGAGTTTTCTGACGAACTCGACTTTAACCCTCAGTTTAGTGTTATTTATGACTATCAATCGGAAAATTTTGCGGGTGTAAATGATGATATGGCTGCCACTCTGCCCCTGAACTCGGTCGAGCATTATGTGTCACTGTTTAGCTCTATGGATGTTACCCCTAGGTTGCGAACGGCTCTTTCTGGGACGTATAGCTCAGGAAGAGAAGATGCCGATAATTTTTGGTCACTAAGTCCCAGCTTTTCAGGCCCATTCTTTAGTACTCCAGCCACTTGGAGTGCTCGCTTCAATTACCGTAATTACCAATATAGTGATGACGAGTACAATACGACCCTAACGCTCAGTTGGCCTTTGAGTAGAGCAACACGGCTGGTTGGTCGTTATCAGAGTGATAAGGATTTCGGCTCTCTTGATATGAGTTATAAGAAAGGAATTGGGAACACGGGAGGGATTTCTGCTTTTGCTACGCTGGAAACCGAAAGAGAGACAGACTCAAACATTGACGCGGGCGTGAATTATACCGCTAATCAATTTCAAGTGATTGCCGATCATACCACGCGCTATCAAGATCTCAGTGAAGACAAACGAAACCATAATACTCGACTTGAGATCTCCAGTGCGATTGCGTTCGCAGGTACTTCTGTCGCGGTTGGACGTAAGGTTGGCGAGGCCTTTGCCGTGGTTAAGAAACACCAAAGCTTAGCTGAGAATGAGATTGCGATTGACCCTGAACGAAACACTGATTATGCCCGCGTCTTTAGCGTTTCCGATCATAATATGTTGGTATCGGATCTTGTGGCTTATACCCCACAGTTGATTGGGTACGATGTGGAGGATTTGCCACCCGGTTATGATCTTGGGGATGGGGCATTCTCTATTTATCCAGGATACAAAAGAGGTTATCAGCTAGAAATAGGTTCAGATGCGGTACTCACCATACTGGGGAACCTATTTGATGCGCAGACTAAAGAGCCCATTTCCTTAATTTCAGGTGTGGCTCTGTACCTTGGCGATGAATCTAGCGGTGAGAGTAACAAAAGCAAGCCACTTGAGTTTTTTACCAATCGGACAGGGCGGTTTGCTATTTCCGGAATGCGTCCAGGAGCTTATCGATTGGAACTGAACATGAAACCAAAACGATCGCTTGAGCTGGTGATCTCAGAAGATGGTGGTGTATTGATTCGAGTAGGAGATCTCTATGTTGAATAA
- a CDS encoding LuxR C-terminal-related transcriptional regulator, producing the protein MEKHSKVKGSAFFIAENSLQSGLLKDSLEEKLNLAFRLVTISNLFDINHNEISEPDFMIIDVSSLSEQDIIHYFQVRNAKFPNCYEVLINCKDEIEYRELIKWKNLVGVFYTNDTLELLIQGITKVLDGEMWFSRKLAHEYIRFYRERECSNTSSSYSLLTNREQQIIKLLGNGASNSEIAESLFVSENTVKTHLHNVFKKINVKNRLQALIWVKENVGSEEFV; encoded by the coding sequence ATGGAAAAGCACTCAAAAGTTAAAGGCTCAGCATTTTTTATTGCTGAAAACAGTTTACAGTCTGGGTTACTCAAAGACTCACTAGAAGAGAAACTAAATTTAGCGTTTAGGCTTGTTACAATAAGCAATCTGTTTGATATAAATCATAATGAAATATCAGAACCAGATTTTATGATTATTGATGTTTCTTCGTTGTCTGAGCAAGATATTATTCACTACTTTCAAGTTCGTAATGCTAAATTTCCTAATTGCTATGAAGTTTTGATTAATTGCAAAGATGAAATTGAATATAGAGAGTTAATCAAATGGAAAAATCTTGTGGGTGTTTTTTATACGAATGATACGTTAGAACTGTTAATTCAAGGTATTACGAAAGTTTTAGACGGTGAGATGTGGTTTAGTCGTAAATTAGCACATGAATATATTCGTTTCTACCGAGAAAGAGAATGTTCTAATACCAGTTCTAGCTATTCACTCCTTACAAACCGTGAGCAACAAATCATTAAACTATTGGGTAACGGTGCCTCAAATTCAGAAATTGCTGAAAGCTTATTTGTGAGTGAAAACACGGTTAAGACTCATCTACATAATGTGTTCAAGAAGATTAATGTGAAGAATCGTTTACAAGCACTTATTTGGGTCAAAGAGAATGTGGGCTCAGAAGAGTTTGTATGA
- a CDS encoding fimbrial biogenesis chaperone yields the protein MITRRMLLMVVAVLLSGAEAQAVIISPTVLEIDSQSSGQSQVIVSNNTTQITPIEASLRRLVFQGGGEFVAQDVIDSQLMVFPPAAMIKPGQSQVFRLQWIGDDSSAQSESYFLRFSQPSLLATQGSQSGIAVQIHYNAIIHVFSPEQAPNVEMQVTNSGEAVVKNSGNRYTYLSLTKFLPAEESATEFGLTRVEMMTSLGEHFLPPFSSIELPSNSLLKPGVYQGVQQ from the coding sequence ATGATAACTCGTCGCATGCTCTTAATGGTGGTTGCCGTGTTGTTGAGCGGCGCAGAGGCTCAAGCTGTTATTATTTCCCCCACGGTTTTGGAAATCGATAGTCAATCAAGTGGGCAGTCTCAAGTTATCGTCTCCAATAACACCACTCAAATAACCCCCATCGAGGCCAGTTTGCGCCGTTTAGTATTTCAAGGCGGTGGTGAATTTGTCGCACAGGACGTGATAGACAGTCAGTTGATGGTATTCCCACCTGCGGCAATGATAAAACCTGGCCAATCTCAAGTATTTCGTTTGCAGTGGATTGGTGACGATAGCTCGGCTCAATCGGAAAGCTATTTCCTTCGTTTTAGCCAACCCTCTTTGTTGGCTACTCAGGGGAGCCAATCTGGGATTGCGGTTCAAATTCACTACAACGCTATTATTCATGTGTTCTCTCCAGAACAAGCACCCAACGTTGAAATGCAAGTGACCAACAGTGGCGAGGCTGTGGTTAAGAATAGTGGTAATCGTTACACCTATTTAAGCTTAACCAAGTTTCTGCCCGCGGAAGAAAGTGCGACCGAGTTTGGGCTTACCCGCGTTGAGATGATGACATCGCTAGGCGAGCATTTTCTTCCACCATTTAGCTCTATTGAACTGCCTTCGAATTCATTGCTGAAACCTGGTGTTTATCAAGGAGTCCAACAATGA
- a CDS encoding fimbrial biogenesis chaperone: MNTFRRLSLICVCLISFSAFAYKVQPMVAEMAPIGKGSQMSMRIDNTSNQPLTVELFPLSMVMDEFGNETTSPAEDDLLVIPVTAIIQPGRSQSVMVRYLGEPSITQSKTYRISVKQVQVKNAEKDAASLGILLQFNTLLNVRPKNTYSELSVQNIEKKDGKWMIEVANDGESYGRLTNTNWTVSDQSHSVFLKGTDVSQRIAGTLVLPKSKRIFVMDPLDGFDANSLSIEIVDTE, encoded by the coding sequence ATGAACACGTTTAGAAGGCTCTCTTTAATCTGTGTATGTTTAATCAGCTTTTCAGCCTTTGCTTATAAGGTTCAGCCGATGGTGGCTGAAATGGCACCGATTGGCAAAGGTTCCCAAATGTCGATGCGAATTGATAATACGAGTAATCAACCGCTAACGGTGGAGCTATTCCCACTGTCCATGGTGATGGATGAATTTGGTAATGAAACCACTTCGCCCGCTGAAGATGACCTGTTGGTGATTCCAGTTACTGCGATTATTCAACCAGGACGATCGCAATCGGTGATGGTGCGCTACTTAGGTGAGCCTTCAATTACTCAATCAAAAACCTATCGAATTTCGGTTAAACAAGTACAAGTTAAGAATGCAGAGAAAGATGCAGCAAGCTTAGGTATTCTTCTACAATTCAATACCTTGCTTAATGTTAGGCCTAAAAATACATACTCAGAGTTAAGTGTTCAGAATATAGAAAAGAAAGATGGGAAATGGATGATTGAGGTCGCCAATGATGGAGAAAGTTATGGTCGGTTAACGAATACTAATTGGACCGTTTCAGATCAAAGTCACTCTGTGTTTCTAAAAGGTACCGACGTGAGTCAAAGAATTGCGGGGACTTTGGTGCTACCGAAATCTAAACGTATTTTTGTTATGGATCCACTGGATGGGTTTGATGCTAATTCACTCTCAATTGAGATTGTAGACACGGAGTGA